Proteins from a single region of Chitinivibrio alkaliphilus ACht1:
- a CDS encoding class I SAM-dependent methyltransferase, with the protein MPPIELTETTRRIADKPFTFLTPKDPDTIIEEAIMEELDRDEFIPYWVDHWPSADVALRELPALLKKPTHLCELGAGLGILATYLAYLGHRVVATDYAPESCRVTQQNMEKNRVSGHVVACDWRHSCFAHTFDAIIGVDILYEARWISPVLQFIQRHLSPQGRAYIFDPGRPQLKAVEQTLQGLDLRYTRSSYAKTTSPGEVFLLTIQQGKTP; encoded by the coding sequence ATGCCACCCATAGAACTTACAGAGACCACACGACGGATAGCCGACAAACCCTTTACGTTTCTTACTCCCAAAGATCCCGATACGATTATTGAAGAGGCGATCATGGAAGAGTTAGACAGGGATGAATTTATCCCCTACTGGGTTGACCATTGGCCCTCTGCAGATGTTGCGCTACGTGAGCTGCCTGCTCTACTGAAAAAACCAACACACCTTTGTGAGCTGGGAGCTGGTTTAGGGATCCTTGCAACCTATTTAGCGTATCTGGGCCACCGCGTTGTTGCTACGGATTACGCCCCAGAATCGTGCCGTGTAACACAACAGAACATGGAGAAAAACCGCGTCTCCGGACATGTTGTAGCCTGTGATTGGCGGCATTCCTGTTTTGCCCACACCTTTGATGCCATTATCGGAGTTGATATTCTCTATGAAGCACGGTGGATATCTCCTGTTCTGCAGTTTATACAAAGACATTTGTCGCCCCAGGGAAGGGCCTACATTTTCGATCCGGGACGACCGCAACTTAAGGCAGTTGAACAAACTCTCCAAGGGCTTGATCTTCGGTACACACGGAGTTCCTATGCAAAAACAACAAGCCCGGGAGAAGTGTTTTTACTCACCATACAACAGGGAAAAACCCCATGA